From the genome of Paracoccus seriniphilus, one region includes:
- a CDS encoding NAD(P)-dependent oxidoreductase codes for MAKLAFLGLGVMGFPMAAHLKAAGHDVTVYNRSPEKAEAWVAANGGQSAPTPREAAAGADFVLSCVGNDDDLRSVCLGEDGAFSGMERGAIFVDHTTVSAAVTRELAAAATEMGLGYVDAPISGGQAGAENGQLSVMCGGAEEDYAKAAPVVAAYAKICRRLGEVGAGQMTKMCNQIAIAGLVQGLSESLAFARKAGLDIESVVEVISQGAAGSWQMENRHKTMAAGEFEHGFAVNWMRKDLAICLAAADEVGVSLPVTALVDQFYKDVQAMGGGRWDTSSLIARLTD; via the coding sequence ATGGCCAAACTGGCATTTCTGGGTCTTGGGGTCATGGGGTTCCCCATGGCGGCTCATCTGAAGGCCGCGGGCCACGACGTGACGGTCTATAACCGCAGTCCTGAAAAGGCCGAAGCCTGGGTTGCCGCCAATGGCGGACAGTCCGCGCCAACGCCGCGCGAGGCCGCTGCAGGGGCTGATTTCGTGTTGTCCTGCGTGGGCAATGATGATGACCTGCGCTCGGTCTGTCTGGGCGAGGACGGCGCATTTTCCGGCATGGAACGCGGCGCGATCTTTGTTGATCACACCACGGTTTCTGCCGCAGTGACGCGCGAACTGGCCGCAGCGGCGACAGAGATGGGGCTGGGCTATGTCGATGCGCCGATCTCGGGCGGGCAGGCGGGCGCCGAAAATGGTCAATTGTCCGTGATGTGTGGTGGTGCCGAAGAGGATTACGCCAAGGCCGCTCCGGTCGTGGCTGCCTATGCCAAGATATGCCGTCGTCTGGGCGAAGTCGGGGCAGGGCAGATGACCAAGATGTGCAACCAGATCGCAATTGCCGGCCTGGTTCAGGGGCTGTCGGAATCGCTGGCCTTTGCCCGCAAGGCCGGGCTGGATATCGAAAGCGTGGTCGAGGTGATCAGCCAGGGTGCCGCAGGCAGCTGGCAGATGGAAAACCGCCACAAGACCATGGCTGCGGGGGAATTCGAGCACGGTTTCGCGGTGAACTGGATGCGCAAGGATCTGGCCATCTGCCTGGCCGCCGCGGATGAGGTCGGGGTCTCCTTGCCCGTCACCGCGCTGGTCGATCAGTTCTACAAGGACGTGCAGGCGATGGGTGGCGGTCGCTGGGACACCTCTTCGCTGATCGCGCGATTGACCGACTGA
- a CDS encoding DUF4169 family protein, whose translation MTKIINLRQARKQRERAARRKTADGNAVKFGETKSLRTIRKAEAERSERNLAAHRRDDD comes from the coding sequence GTGACCAAGATCATCAATCTGCGACAGGCCCGCAAACAGCGCGAACGCGCCGCGCGGCGCAAGACGGCCGATGGCAATGCCGTCAAATTCGGCGAGACCAAATCCCTTCGCACTATTCGCAAGGCCGAAGCCGAACGTTCCGAACGCAATCTGGCTGCCCATCGTCGCGATGACGATTGA
- the lpdA gene encoding dihydrolipoyl dehydrogenase produces the protein MMAQKFDMVVIGAGPGGYVAAIRGAQLGLKVACIERENLGGICLNWGCIPTKALLRSAEVFHLMERAKDFGLTADKIGYDIDKVVERSRGVAKQLSGGVGHLLKKNKVTVIMGEARITGKGKVTVKTDKGSEEIEGKAVILATGARARELPGLEPDGKLVWNYRHALKPPHMPKKLLVIGSGAIGIEFASFFNTLGAETTVVEVMDRVLPVEDAEISAFAKKQFVKQGMKIIEKAGVKKLDRAGDKVTAHIEVGGKIQTAEFDTVISAVGIVGNVENLGIEELGVKIDRTHVITDEYCRTGVDGLYAIGDVAGAPWLAHKASHEGVMVAELIAGQHPHPIKPNSIAGCTYCHPQVASVGLTEARAKELGHDIKVGRFPFIGNGKAIALGEPEGLVKTIFDAKTGELLGAHMVGAEVTELIQGYVVGRTLETTEAELMETVFPHPTLSEMMHESVLDAYGRAIHF, from the coding sequence ATGATGGCCCAGAAATTCGATATGGTGGTGATCGGCGCCGGCCCCGGCGGCTATGTCGCTGCGATCCGAGGCGCACAATTGGGTCTGAAAGTGGCCTGTATCGAGCGTGAAAATCTGGGCGGGATCTGCCTCAACTGGGGTTGTATTCCGACCAAGGCCCTGTTGCGCAGCGCCGAGGTCTTCCACCTGATGGAGCGCGCCAAGGATTTCGGCCTGACTGCCGACAAGATCGGATATGATATCGACAAGGTCGTCGAGCGGTCGCGCGGCGTTGCCAAGCAGTTGTCCGGCGGCGTCGGCCATCTGCTCAAGAAGAACAAGGTCACGGTGATCATGGGAGAGGCCCGGATCACCGGCAAGGGCAAGGTCACGGTCAAGACCGACAAGGGCAGTGAAGAGATCGAGGGCAAGGCGGTCATTCTGGCCACCGGCGCGCGTGCCCGCGAATTGCCGGGCCTGGAACCTGACGGCAAGCTGGTCTGGAATTACCGGCATGCGCTGAAACCGCCGCATATGCCCAAAAAGCTGCTGGTCATCGGTTCGGGCGCCATCGGCATCGAATTCGCCAGCTTCTTCAACACGCTTGGCGCCGAGACCACCGTGGTCGAAGTCATGGACCGCGTGCTGCCCGTCGAAGACGCGGAAATCAGCGCCTTTGCGAAAAAGCAGTTCGTCAAGCAGGGCATGAAGATCATCGAGAAGGCTGGGGTCAAGAAACTGGATCGCGCCGGTGACAAGGTGACCGCGCATATCGAGGTTGGCGGCAAGATCCAGACCGCAGAATTCGATACGGTCATCTCGGCCGTGGGAATCGTGGGGAATGTCGAGAACCTGGGCATTGAAGAACTGGGCGTGAAGATCGACCGCACCCATGTGATCACCGATGAATATTGCCGCACTGGTGTCGATGGGCTGTATGCCATAGGCGACGTGGCCGGTGCGCCCTGGCTGGCGCATAAGGCCAGCCATGAAGGCGTGATGGTGGCCGAACTGATCGCAGGTCAGCATCCCCATCCGATCAAGCCGAACTCGATTGCCGGTTGCACCTATTGCCATCCGCAGGTCGCCAGTGTCGGTCTGACCGAAGCCAGGGCCAAGGAGTTGGGACATGACATCAAGGTCGGTCGTTTCCCCTTTATCGGCAATGGCAAGGCGATAGCCCTTGGAGAACCCGAGGGTCTGGTGAAGACCATTTTCGACGCCAAGACCGGCGAGCTTCTGGGGGCGCATATGGTTGGCGCGGAAGTGACCGAGCTGATCCAGGGCTATGTGGTCGGGCGCACGCTTGAAACCACCGAGGCAGAGCTGATGGAAACCGTCTTCCCGCATCCGACGCTGTCGGAAATGATGCATGAATCGGTTCTGGATGCCTATGGTCGCGCGATCCATTTCTGA
- the queA gene encoding tRNA preQ1(34) S-adenosylmethionine ribosyltransferase-isomerase QueA has translation MKLSDFDFHLPESLIATRPARPRSSARLLLAQGEEICDRHVSDLPQILQPGDLLVLNDTKVIPARLAGTRTRVTPQGDAVARIEVTLLEPAASGWNALAKPLRKLREGEVIRFGDELSARVVEIADGGLRLAFDAEGDAFDAALNKVGAMPLPPYIAALRAPDARDHEDYQTVWAERQGAVAAPTASLHFDAPLLDALRARGVEFVHVTLHVGAGTFLPVKVEDVTTHRMHAEWGEVSAQAAAQINRAKSEGRRVIAVGTTALRLIESAATAEGRMQPFRDTTDIFIYPGYQFRVTDALMTNFHLPKSTLLMLVSALMGQEKIQKIYEHAVENGYRFFSYGDASLLIPECRI, from the coding sequence ATGAAACTGTCCGATTTTGATTTTCATCTGCCCGAATCCCTGATCGCCACGCGTCCGGCCCGACCGCGCAGTTCGGCGCGCCTGCTGCTGGCCCAGGGGGAGGAGATTTGTGACCGCCATGTCAGTGATCTGCCCCAGATCCTGCAGCCGGGCGATTTGCTGGTGCTCAATGACACCAAGGTCATTCCGGCAAGGCTGGCAGGCACCCGGACCCGCGTGACGCCACAGGGGGATGCGGTTGCCCGGATCGAGGTCACACTGCTGGAACCTGCCGCCAGTGGATGGAACGCGCTTGCCAAACCCCTTCGCAAATTGCGCGAAGGCGAGGTCATCCGCTTTGGCGATGAGCTTTCGGCAAGGGTGGTCGAGATCGCCGATGGCGGGCTGCGTCTGGCCTTTGATGCCGAGGGCGATGCCTTTGACGCGGCATTGAACAAGGTCGGGGCGATGCCCTTGCCGCCCTATATCGCGGCGCTGCGTGCGCCCGATGCGCGCGATCACGAGGATTACCAGACCGTATGGGCGGAACGGCAGGGTGCGGTTGCGGCACCCACCGCCAGTCTGCATTTCGACGCGCCGCTGCTGGATGCACTGCGCGCGCGGGGGGTGGAATTCGTCCATGTTACCCTGCATGTCGGGGCGGGCACCTTTCTGCCGGTCAAGGTCGAGGATGTCACAACCCACCGCATGCATGCCGAATGGGGCGAGGTCAGTGCCCAGGCCGCCGCGCAGATCAATCGGGCGAAATCCGAAGGCCGCCGGGTCATTGCGGTCGGCACCACGGCACTGCGCCTGATCGAATCGGCTGCCACCGCCGAAGGCCGGATGCAGCCATTTCGCGACACGACCGACATCTTCATCTATCCCGGTTATCAATTCAGGGTGACAGATGCGTTGATGACGAATTTCCATCTGCCGAAATCGACCCTGCTGATGCTGGTCTCGGCGCTGATGGGGCAGGAAAAAATCCAGAAAATATATGAACATGCCGTCGAAAACGGATATCGTTTCTTCAGCTATGGCGATGCGTCGCTTCTGATCCCGGAATGTCGTATTTGA
- a CDS encoding (2Fe-2S)-binding protein, whose amino-acid sequence MIVCHCTQISDHEIRDAINWMRSADPRTIITPGKIYHALGKRADCGGCMPLFLDTMRNCDSLTVAPPILRAKSKITEGSGHEGRQQSHRVSQRRAAV is encoded by the coding sequence ATGATCGTCTGCCATTGCACACAGATTTCCGACCATGAGATTCGCGATGCGATCAACTGGATGCGCAGCGCCGACCCCCGGACGATCATCACACCCGGCAAGATCTATCACGCCCTTGGCAAACGCGCCGATTGCGGCGGCTGCATGCCGCTATTTCTGGACACCATGCGCAACTGCGATAGCTTGACGGTAGCCCCGCCAATTCTGCGGGCGAAATCAAAGATTACGGAAGGGTCCGGACATGAAGGGCGACAGCAAAGTCATCGAGTATCTCAACGCCGCGCTGCGGTCTGA
- a CDS encoding ribbon-helix-helix domain-containing protein: MTPPLKRSVTIDGHRTSVSLEDAFWKALSREASRRDITRATLISRIDHARPPEIGLATALRLFVLEMVQTGDDRDRPE; this comes from the coding sequence ATGACACCACCGCTGAAGCGTTCGGTGACCATCGACGGACACCGGACCTCGGTTTCCCTCGAGGACGCCTTCTGGAAGGCATTGAGCCGCGAGGCCAGCCGTCGCGACATCACCCGCGCGACGCTGATCAGCCGAATTGACCACGCAAGGCCACCCGAGATCGGCCTTGCCACCGCACTGCGGCTTTTCGTGCTGGAGATGGTCCAGACAGGGGATGACCGGGATCGTCCGGAATGA
- a CDS encoding long-chain fatty acid--CoA ligase: protein MQGLMMHRPLLQGDLLDYAADSFPAAEIVSRRAEGDTHRQSYAQTRARAVQLSHALERLGVTMGDRVATLAWNGHRHLELYNGISNIGAICHTINPRLSAEQMIFIIRHAEDRLLFTDLTFVPLLEKLKDHLPGLRYVIMTDRDHMPENGLDALCYEDLLANEDSSRDWPELAETTASGLCYTSGTTGDPKGVLYTHRSNVLHALSVAATIGPDLGKQPRILPVVPLFHVNAWGLPFYAPLAGASLIMPGPFLDGASLWDLCEGEAVQSAWGVPTIWQGLYAEIVKRGRKPEALHHIVVGGSAMPRSLTARFEELGIDVNHAWGMTETSPLGSQGSLTADKDDLPLEQRLDLKATQGRRVYGVEMKIIGEDGRRLPHDGQAMGDLYVRGNVVASGYYKNDRASAAVIDSEGWFCTGDIASIAPGGILTIRDRAKDLIKSGGEWISSIDLENHAVAHPKVAQCAVIAMPHPKWGERPLMVVKPVSPDDLATLDEIKALLAPHLADWQMPDDLVFVDEMPLTATGKISKLTLRQQFAGRAAS, encoded by the coding sequence ATGCAGGGCCTGATGATGCACCGCCCGCTTTTGCAGGGCGATCTTCTGGATTACGCCGCCGACAGCTTTCCGGCGGCAGAGATCGTCTCGCGCCGTGCCGAGGGGGATACCCACCGGCAAAGCTATGCCCAGACCCGCGCCCGTGCGGTTCAGCTGTCCCATGCGCTGGAGCGTCTGGGGGTGACGATGGGGGATCGTGTCGCCACGCTGGCCTGGAACGGCCACCGCCATCTGGAGCTGTATAACGGCATCTCGAATATCGGCGCGATCTGCCACACCATCAATCCGCGCCTGTCCGCGGAACAGATGATCTTCATCATCAGGCATGCCGAGGACCGGTTGCTGTTCACCGATCTGACCTTCGTGCCATTGCTGGAGAAGCTGAAGGACCATCTGCCGGGGTTGCGTTACGTGATCATGACCGATCGAGATCACATGCCCGAAAACGGTCTGGATGCCCTGTGTTACGAGGATCTGCTGGCGAATGAAGACAGCAGTCGGGATTGGCCCGAACTGGCGGAAACCACGGCTTCGGGACTGTGCTATACCTCGGGAACGACCGGTGATCCCAAGGGGGTGCTGTATACCCATCGTTCGAATGTGCTGCATGCGTTGTCGGTTGCCGCGACCATCGGTCCGGATCTGGGCAAGCAGCCGCGGATATTGCCGGTGGTGCCGCTGTTCCATGTCAACGCTTGGGGGCTGCCCTTTTACGCGCCGCTTGCCGGGGCCAGTCTGATCATGCCCGGTCCTTTCCTGGACGGTGCCAGCCTGTGGGATCTGTGCGAAGGCGAAGCCGTGCAAAGCGCCTGGGGCGTCCCGACGATCTGGCAGGGGCTATATGCAGAAATCGTCAAGCGGGGTCGCAAGCCCGAGGCGCTGCATCACATCGTCGTCGGCGGCAGCGCCATGCCCCGCAGCCTGACCGCCCGGTTCGAAGAGCTTGGCATCGACGTGAACCACGCCTGGGGCATGACCGAGACCTCACCACTGGGGTCCCAGGGGTCCCTGACGGCCGACAAGGACGATCTGCCGCTGGAGCAGCGGCTGGACCTGAAGGCAACGCAGGGGCGGCGGGTCTATGGGGTCGAGATGAAGATCATCGGCGAGGATGGTCGCCGATTGCCCCATGACGGTCAGGCGATGGGCGATCTCTATGTGCGCGGCAATGTCGTCGCCAGCGGCTATTACAAGAATGATCGGGCCAGCGCGGCGGTGATCGATTCCGAGGGCTGGTTCTGCACCGGCGATATTGCCTCGATCGCGCCGGGGGGCATTCTGACCATTCGTGACCGCGCCAAGGACCTGATCAAATCCGGAGGAGAGTGGATCAGTTCGATCGATCTGGAAAACCATGCTGTCGCCCATCCCAAGGTTGCGCAATGCGCGGTGATCGCCATGCCCCATCCCAAATGGGGCGAACGTCCGTTGATGGTGGTGAAACCGGTATCGCCCGATGACCTTGCGACGCTGGACGAGATCAAGGCCTTGCTGGCGCCGCATCTGGCGGATTGGCAGATGCCCGATGATCTTGTTTTTGTCGATGAGATGCCGCTGACGGCGACTGGCAAGATCAGCAAGCTGACACTGCGCCAGCAGTTTGCCGGTCGCGCTGCGTCATAG
- a CDS encoding MFS transporter, whose translation MSSVLRSTWPLLLGMLLLMVGNGMQGTLLGIRGGIEGIPTFRMSVVMSSYFGGFLLGSLFVPGIIKNVGHVRVFAALGSLISAILVLYAIEPNWIFWSLLRFLIGFCFCGVYITAESWLNEGASNESRGQALAAYMIVQLLGIVVAQALLNTGDPAGYLLFIIPSVLVSLSFTPILLSAKPGPQFETIKRMSFGELYQASPLGCVGIFVMGSVLSVVSGMSAVWGAQIGLSVAEISVFVAAAYAGGLALQYPLGWVSDRFDRRRMVFLLGAFGAAVTFLVVLLQPGTMGLVIAAALMGGVANPIYGILLAYTNDFLDPSDMASASAGLLFINGIGSIGGPLITGWLMGQIGSDGYWIYMGVMLSGLTVYAAWRMTRRRALTPDEQASYAVVTPSTTPLALEAIMDEAQSDDPAETREASET comes from the coding sequence ATGAGTTCGGTTTTACGCAGCACTTGGCCGCTGCTTCTTGGCATGTTGTTGTTGATGGTCGGCAACGGCATGCAGGGAACCCTGCTGGGGATCCGGGGTGGGATCGAAGGCATTCCGACCTTCCGCATGTCCGTGGTCATGTCCAGCTATTTCGGCGGCTTCCTGCTGGGCAGCCTGTTCGTTCCGGGGATCATCAAGAACGTCGGGCATGTGCGCGTCTTTGCCGCCCTGGGGTCGCTGATTTCGGCGATCCTGGTTCTATATGCCATCGAGCCGAACTGGATCTTCTGGAGTTTGCTGCGTTTTCTGATCGGCTTCTGCTTCTGCGGCGTGTACATCACTGCCGAAAGCTGGCTGAACGAAGGGGCCAGCAATGAATCGCGCGGGCAGGCCCTGGCGGCCTATATGATCGTCCAGCTGCTGGGAATCGTCGTCGCGCAGGCTCTGCTGAACACCGGTGATCCGGCCGGATATCTGCTGTTCATCATCCCCTCGGTTCTGGTTTCGCTGTCCTTTACGCCTATTTTGCTGTCGGCCAAGCCCGGCCCGCAGTTTGAAACCATCAAGCGGATGTCCTTTGGCGAACTTTATCAGGCTTCACCTCTGGGCTGCGTCGGGATCTTCGTGATGGGCAGCGTGCTGTCGGTGGTGTCGGGGATGTCCGCGGTCTGGGGCGCCCAGATCGGATTGTCGGTTGCCGAAATATCTGTTTTCGTGGCAGCCGCCTATGCGGGCGGGCTGGCGCTGCAATATCCGCTGGGATGGGTGTCGGATCGCTTTGATCGCCGCCGGATGGTCTTTCTGCTGGGAGCCTTTGGCGCGGCGGTCACATTCCTTGTCGTGCTGTTGCAACCGGGAACCATGGGGCTGGTGATCGCGGCGGCCTTGATGGGCGGCGTGGCAAACCCGATCTATGGCATCCTGCTGGCCTATACGAATGACTTTCTGGATCCCTCGGACATGGCCTCGGCCTCGGCAGGGCTCTTGTTCATCAATGGCATCGGTTCGATCGGCGGGCCGTTGATCACCGGTTGGCTGATGGGGCAGATCGGGTCCGATGGCTATTGGATCTACATGGGGGTCATGCTGAGCGGGCTGACCGTCTATGCGGCATGGCGGATGACACGTCGCCGCGCCCTGACGCCGGATGAACAGGCCAGCTATGCGGTCGTGACACCCAGCACCACGCCTCTGGCACTTGAAGCGATCATGGACGAGGCTCAGTCGGACGACCCTGCGGAAACCCGCGAGGCAAGCGAGACCTGA
- a CDS encoding penicillin acylase family protein, which translates to MLTLFRWLLRLTIALIVLLLLGAILIWYFSVRSLPDYDATYRMNGLTAPVEIVRSTENVPHIFGQSDADMFFALGVAHAQDRLFQMTLLRRAAQGRLSEIQGVGAFAADDLARRLELYRHARQSLEAQNKDTRAALRAYAAGVNEWIAEVNENALGRGAPEFFLFPDQISYWQPADSLAILKLLAATSSDAVAQEVLRARLSLVSPQYGPDILDAGTGMTPRPVYASLFPGARFVTPEKLARPGGPAQLTSFLRPGQGLGANSIAAAPSRTAAGGALLANDILAPMTAPSLFYLARLQLSSGGVIGATIPGIPAVLSGRNPHLAWGIAPAPVDDADIAIEEVQPGNPDRYRGRNGWTDFQSRNEVIRILDAPPRAITLRKTENGPAVPGLDPGLRDVTPMGHVPVLKWTGLSDSDSTLSALIRLMRAPDTDSAKAALGDVVAPAMIVTLADSDGIRQIQAGMVPRRASDHPTAGRMPAPGWLNSTRWADPESIETGDLPDETAGILISSEERSPALLRRGRLTRLIQDREVHSRDSFIATQLDVISPAARALLPLVGANLWFSGEPAAPGTVERQRQEALALLAEWDGEMSEHLPEPLIYVAWMQRLQDRLIRDDLGPIADDITILHPSFIDAVFRNRDGAARWCDIVQSAPKEDCTTIARQSLDLAILDLTEKFGPNVTSWRWGDLHQVVHTHPGIGSLSGLGWIVNLTQSVSGGDFTVAQGGLMGGKSTPYRAVTGAGYRGVYDLADPDSSVFITSTGQSGHPLSRHYDDLAELWRRGEYIGMSLDPELARAAALGVTRLLPRSE; encoded by the coding sequence ATGCTGACACTTTTCCGCTGGCTTCTCAGGCTGACCATTGCCCTTATCGTGCTGCTGTTGCTTGGCGCCATCCTGATCTGGTATTTCTCGGTCCGGTCCCTGCCCGATTATGATGCGACCTATCGCATGAACGGGCTGACCGCGCCGGTCGAAATCGTGCGCAGCACCGAAAACGTGCCCCATATCTTTGGCCAGAGCGATGCCGACATGTTCTTTGCACTTGGGGTTGCCCATGCACAGGACCGGCTGTTCCAGATGACGCTGCTGCGCCGTGCCGCGCAGGGGCGCCTGTCCGAGATTCAGGGTGTCGGCGCCTTTGCCGCCGATGATCTGGCGCGACGACTGGAACTGTATCGCCATGCAAGGCAATCGCTGGAAGCACAGAACAAGGACACCCGCGCGGCCCTGCGCGCCTATGCCGCCGGCGTGAACGAGTGGATTGCCGAAGTGAACGAGAACGCGCTGGGTCGCGGCGCGCCCGAGTTCTTTCTGTTCCCGGACCAGATATCCTATTGGCAACCCGCGGATTCCCTTGCCATTCTGAAGCTGCTGGCCGCAACATCCAGCGATGCCGTCGCCCAAGAGGTCCTGCGCGCCAGACTGTCGCTTGTCTCGCCCCAATACGGGCCGGATATCCTTGATGCAGGAACGGGCATGACACCGCGCCCGGTCTATGCCTCGCTCTTTCCCGGGGCGCGCTTTGTCACGCCGGAAAAACTTGCCCGACCCGGCGGTCCCGCACAGTTGACCTCCTTTCTGCGCCCCGGTCAGGGACTGGGCGCAAACAGCATTGCCGCCGCCCCCAGTCGCACGGCCGCCGGAGGTGCCCTGCTGGCCAATGACATATTGGCACCGATGACCGCCCCCTCCCTGTTCTATCTGGCGCGGCTGCAACTGTCCTCGGGCGGGGTGATCGGCGCGACGATTCCCGGCATTCCGGCAGTATTGTCGGGACGGAACCCGCATCTGGCCTGGGGGATTGCGCCCGCCCCGGTCGATGACGCCGATATCGCCATCGAAGAGGTGCAGCCGGGTAATCCCGATCGCTATCGCGGTCGAAACGGCTGGACCGATTTCCAGTCCCGCAACGAGGTGATCCGGATTCTGGACGCCCCGCCGCGCGCGATCACCCTGCGCAAGACCGAAAACGGCCCCGCCGTTCCGGGGCTGGATCCGGGATTGCGGGATGTCACACCCATGGGACATGTGCCGGTGCTGAAATGGACGGGATTGTCCGACAGCGACAGCACCCTGTCCGCCCTGATCCGGCTGATGCGCGCGCCTGATACGGACAGCGCGAAAGCCGCACTCGGGGATGTGGTCGCCCCGGCAATGATCGTGACATTGGCCGATTCCGACGGGATCCGCCAGATTCAGGCCGGCATGGTGCCCCGGCGCGCCTCCGACCATCCGACCGCGGGACGGATGCCCGCGCCGGGCTGGCTGAACAGCACCCGATGGGCCGATCCCGAATCCATCGAGACGGGCGACCTGCCCGATGAGACCGCCGGGATTCTGATATCTTCCGAAGAACGCAGCCCTGCGCTTTTGCGTCGCGGCAGGCTGACCCGGCTGATTCAGGACCGCGAGGTGCATTCGCGCGACAGCTTCATTGCCACCCAACTCGATGTCATCAGCCCGGCTGCGCGGGCCTTGCTGCCGCTCGTCGGGGCAAATCTGTGGTTCTCGGGCGAACCGGCCGCCCCCGGAACCGTCGAACGTCAACGTCAGGAGGCCCTGGCCCTTCTGGCGGAATGGGATGGCGAGATGAGCGAGCATCTGCCCGAACCGCTGATCTATGTCGCCTGGATGCAGCGTCTGCAGGACCGGTTGATCCGTGACGATCTGGGCCCGATAGCCGATGACATCACGATCCTGCATCCCTCATTCATAGATGCGGTCTTTCGCAACCGCGACGGCGCCGCGCGCTGGTGCGACATCGTGCAAAGCGCCCCAAAGGAAGATTGCACCACCATCGCGCGCCAGTCGCTGGATCTGGCGATACTTGATCTGACCGAGAAATTCGGACCCAATGTCACCAGCTGGCGCTGGGGCGACCTGCATCAGGTGGTCCATACCCATCCGGGCATTGGCAGCCTGTCCGGGCTTGGCTGGATCGTCAATCTGACCCAGTCGGTCTCGGGCGGTGATTTCACCGTGGCACAGGGCGGGTTGATGGGTGGCAAGAGCACGCCCTATCGCGCGGTCACGGGCGCGGGATATCGCGGCGTCTATGACCTTGCCGATCCCGACAGTTCGGTCTTCATCACCTCGACCGGCCAATCCGGCCATCCGCTGTCGCGCCACTATGACGATCTGGCGGAACTGTGGCGGCGCGGAGAGTATATCGGCATGTCGCTGGACCCCGAACTGGCACGCGCCGCCGCCTTGGGCGTCACGCGTCTGCTGCCGCGCTCTGAATAA
- a CDS encoding CHAD domain-containing protein translates to MDSLRRLLREGAIIYEARRNFILQSDDPEHVHQARVALRRMRSLLRGFDGMLTGESTSAINDLLAKKFRELGPLRDADVHAEAVSGQDGADQARQAAAELRAQLRQAFRDSTDLSLKAQIDAILHDSVKVLRGARRQRLARAPVTIIAARALQLAWTELLAFGGDLDTLSPDGLHQFRKRAKDMRYLVDYFAPLFPDASGKMPKRLSQMQDALGIVNDLAVMREKSGQDEEIRLPADAERTEAKARKAANKAWRKLSSEPAWWCDIPPRPTKGA, encoded by the coding sequence ATGGATTCGCTGCGCCGTCTGCTGCGCGAAGGGGCCATCATCTACGAGGCGCGGCGCAATTTCATCTTGCAAAGTGACGATCCCGAACATGTCCATCAGGCCCGCGTCGCGCTGCGCCGGATGCGCTCGTTGCTGCGGGGATTCGACGGCATGCTGACAGGGGAATCGACTTCTGCCATCAACGACCTTCTGGCGAAGAAATTTCGCGAACTTGGTCCGTTGCGCGATGCCGATGTCCATGCCGAGGCCGTTTCGGGGCAGGATGGCGCGGATCAGGCCCGGCAGGCAGCAGCCGAACTGCGTGCGCAGCTGCGCCAGGCATTCCGCGACAGCACGGACCTGTCCCTGAAGGCACAGATCGACGCGATCCTGCATGATTCCGTGAAGGTGCTGCGCGGCGCGCGTCGTCAGAGATTGGCGCGCGCGCCCGTGACAATCATCGCTGCCCGTGCGCTGCAACTGGCCTGGACCGAACTCTTGGCCTTTGGCGGCGACCTTGACACGCTTTCACCCGATGGGCTGCATCAGTTTCGCAAGCGCGCCAAGGACATGCGCTATCTGGTGGATTACTTCGCGCCGCTGTTTCCTGATGCATCCGGCAAGATGCCCAAGCGCCTGTCGCAGATGCAGGATGCACTGGGGATCGTGAACGACCTTGCCGTCATGCGCGAAAAATCCGGGCAGGACGAAGAGATCCGATTGCCCGCAGATGCCGAAAGAACCGAGGCCAAGGCCCGCAAGGCCGCCAACAAGGCCTGGCGGAAACTGAGTAGCGAACCAGCCTGGTGGTGCGATATTCCACCACGACCGACCAAGGGGGCCTGA